One segment of Desulfosudis oleivorans Hxd3 DNA contains the following:
- a CDS encoding SDR family oxidoreductase, whose product MTTFFFNKLAFITGGSSGIGLETALMLADRGCSMVLFARGQAGLDKARQAVADRAVDANQKFDTVSMDVADNTDVAQKINDAVERFGTPDILINSAGVGDGNYFENITYEQFDRVMKINVYGTRNTISAVLPHMKKKRSGHIVNLASEAGLIGIFGYSLYSTSKYALVGFSECIRAEFKRHNIRVTVVCPPEVKTPFIDEEAKTMPPEGKAVKRMAGLLEPEHVAKTIVKAIERNRFLVVPGLAAKFMYFQHRISNGLLTRTPSDWIVALAARMAAKNRR is encoded by the coding sequence ATGACAACCTTCTTCTTCAATAAACTGGCCTTTATCACCGGCGGCTCCAGCGGCATCGGCCTTGAGACCGCCCTGATGCTGGCCGATCGCGGATGCAGCATGGTGCTGTTTGCCAGGGGACAGGCCGGCCTGGACAAGGCCCGCCAGGCCGTCGCAGACAGGGCTGTTGACGCCAACCAGAAGTTCGATACCGTGTCCATGGATGTGGCGGACAACACCGACGTGGCGCAAAAGATAAACGACGCGGTGGAGCGGTTCGGCACGCCCGACATCCTGATCAACAGCGCGGGCGTGGGAGACGGCAACTATTTTGAAAACATCACCTATGAGCAGTTCGACCGGGTGATGAAGATCAATGTGTACGGCACCCGCAACACCATCAGCGCGGTGCTGCCCCACATGAAGAAAAAGAGAAGCGGCCACATCGTCAACCTGGCCTCTGAGGCCGGCCTGATCGGCATTTTCGGCTACAGCCTGTACAGCACCTCAAAGTACGCCCTGGTGGGCTTTTCCGAATGTATTCGCGCCGAGTTCAAGCGCCACAACATTCGCGTCACCGTGGTCTGCCCGCCGGAGGTCAAAACCCCCTTTATCGACGAAGAGGCCAAAACCATGCCGCCGGAGGGCAAGGCGGTCAAGCGCATGGCAGGCCTGCTGGAACCGGAACACGTGGCAAAAACCATTGTAAAGGCCATTGAGCGCAACCGCTTTCTGGTGGTGCCCGGCCTGGCCGCCAAATTCATGTACTTTCAGCACCGCATCAGCAACGGCCTGCTGACCCGCACCCCCTCGGACTGGATCGTGGCTCTTGCGGCCCGCATGGCGGCAAAAAACAGACGGTAA